The Setaria viridis chromosome 2, Setaria_viridis_v4.0, whole genome shotgun sequence DNA window GATCTCGATCTGTGCAGCATGAACTCAGAACAGCGACGAGCCAGCGAGAGGGAAGCAGAGGGCTTTTTCATCTCCTTTTCTGTTCTAGCCAGCTCCCCCCTGCTGTGGACAAGGCCATTGGGGTGTACTGGGCCTGTGAGTGGCGTTTTGTGCCAGCCGAACACGGGAGGATGGGTAAACAATGATTGGGACTGGGCTGCTTTGCTTGTTTGGGCTCCAATATTCACAGTTTGGCCCTATTattttatacatgtatgtataTACATACTAACTGgtatttttcttgcaaaattaTTAGGTGTACATCTGTACACCCATGTCCATATGCTGTGTCCGCCCCTGGCATACATACCTACTGGCAACATAATGTAATTTTGGATGAGAATATAAACCATTAAATTGCATTTTATGAAATAAGATTAATGATATAAGAAAAAACAATGCCTTTTATGGTAAGTACTAAATTATATCTCCGTAAAAACTATTGTATCCATACATAGCTGGATATTAAAGAACCGCTAATTATCAAATAAGTGACTGTCTCGATGCATGGGACATCTTTTACAAATGCTTGCCTTTTCCTCTTGGAGGGAAAATATCAAAATACCTATTGATGTACAGTATAGCTTACTGTCTCCTGTCCTGTCCTGCCAGCTTGGCTTGAAGATGCAGCACTTTTTGCTGCTATTGACAGAAGCATTGGTGCATTCTCCTGGTATGAGTGGCCTGAACCTGTGAAAAATCGCCATCTTGGAGCCTTGGAAGACATATATCTAAAACAGAAGGACTTTGTAAGCATTCGAAACTATGATACTTGCTTTGTGGTTTTTTTCTTAAACAAAGTCAGTAGATTTAGCAACTTCATGTGTTATGCAGATAGAGACAtttatggctcagcaattcttATTTCAAAGGCTTAAACAAAGTCAGTAGATTTAGCAACTTCATGTATTATGCAGATAGAGACAtttatggctcagcaattcttATTTCAAAGGCAATGGCAACGGATCCGTAAATATGCACAGAAGCTGGGTATCAGCATAATGGGTGACATGCCTATATATGTTGGCTACCATAGTGCAGATGTATGGGCAAACAGGAAATCATTTTTGCTGGTATACCCTCAATTATTTTATTAAAACAATCTTACTTTTATTGTTTGAAAACTTATAATGATTGTGTTGTCGTTCTTGATTGTTGTCTCTGGTTGCAAAGGACAAGAATGGCTTCCCCACTTTTGTTAGTGGTGTCCCACCTGATGCATTTAGTGAAACTGGTCAGCTATGGAACAGGTAGATGCTTTTCTCCCCTATCAATAAATTTGCCTAGTCCTTAGTCTGTGTATTTCTTATTCAGTACCAGAGGAAAAAAACACACGACATTTCCTTATCAATTACAATTCTGCAGTCCATTGTATGACTGGAGAGCTATGGAAGCAGATGGCTTTTCATGGTGGATAAAGAGGATTAAACGAGCCCTTGATTTGTATGATGAGTTCCGTATCGACCATTTCCGGGGGCTTGCAGGTTTTTGGGCAGTACCTTCTGGTAAGCTGAATACATCAGGGCACTAAGCCCTGCAAATTAAATATCTGTACTGTAAGTGAATCTGTTTTATGGGAAGATCGATTTCCTTCATCTAACTTAGCATTCGTGCATAATGTAGACGCAAAAGTAGCACTAGTTGGAAGCTGGAGGGTGAGCATCGACTTGATGAACGTGGTATTGCATTTTTCCTTTTCAGAAAATCTTTGCTGCTGATATGTGTTTTCCTGTTTTCTTTGGCAGTAGGCTGGACCAAGGAATGCCTTTTTTGATGCGATCTTCAAGGCTGTTGGTAGCATAAATATAATAGCAGAAGACCTGGTATGCATCCAACAATCCAAATCTTCTTTAATCAATTAGAGTCCAGTATGGGTGTAGAAATTAGAAAGAAGTTCTCATGGCTTGTAAGCAGTGGTGGAGCTTGGATGGAAAGTGAGAGGGGGGCAACTATGTAATAGAGGGGGCCAAATTACCATTTTGTATGTGCTTAAATGGTGGAATTAAGGGCTTCTTAAAGAAATTTCCTAAACCAGGGGGGGCATGGCCTACTTTGCCAGCACTATACTCCGCCCctgcttgtaagttgtaacagaCTCATTCAAGTAAATCTGCAAAACTACACACGTTTTCCACTGAATAAATGTTAATATAGATACATGGAATTAGCTGTCAAAAGGTTAAGTGTAATTTGAACTGGGAGTTCCTAGCAAATATCTTGATACTCTAAAATATAGAAGGTTTGATTCCTCATGCTAATGTTTATCTCATCCATGATTGCTACTTGTAGGGGGTGATTACTGAAGATGTCGTTCAGCTAAGGAAAACAATTGGGGCCCCTGGGATGGCAGTTCTCCAGTTTGGTAATACTACCAAGCAGAGAGCATACTTTTCTTTATCAATTAATGTTTTGGTTTTCTCATTCCATTTGTATATGTGGAACAGCCTTTGGATCTGGCTCTGACAACCCTCACTTGCCGCATAACCATGAAATGGACCAAGTTGTGTACACCGGAACACATGATAATGATACAGTTAGTTCCAAGTTTCTCTACTGCTTTTCattttaaatatttttgcaGGACTACTAATTAAACAAATAAATATAGAATCTTTACACATTTCAATGATTTTCTTAATAGGTTCTTGGCTGGTGGAAAACTTTACCCGAGGAAGAGAGGCAAATTGTCGGTATCTCCAATTTCTCTTGAATTATCATATTTACGGAACTGTTTGTCATAATATTTATCtctttcttccatttttttAGGTGATTAAGTATCTACCGGAAGCCGAGAATACTGACATCTCATGGACACTGATTACTGCTGCTCTTTCTTCTGTTGCGAGGACTTCCATGGTAACCATGCAGGATATTCTTGGCCTCGACAGTTCTGGTAGAATGAACACTCCAGCTACCCAGGTTATCTACTACATCCCATCTGACCTTCTACCTGTGTAATTCACATATGCTCCTAAACAGCAATGTCACGAAAGCCTATTATTTTTTACCTTCCGAACAGAAAGGAAACTGGAGATGGAGGATACCGAGCTCCGTTGGCTTCGACAGCCTTAGCCCTGAGGCAGCAAAGCTGAAGGAGTTGCTTGCGCTGTACAATCGTCTGTGAAGGCCACGACATTATCTTCTACTGCCAGAAGCTCCTTACATTAAATGGCAGCCAATTGTGAGCGGTCTGGCTGCTAAGTTCTATGAGACTACAGTACCTGTCCCCGAATAAGCGTTTCTTGTTCTGGTTGGCTGGAACCTTCGCGTGCTTGTACATGATGGCCTTGGTTTGCAGGTTAAGGCTTGAACATGAAGTGCTGCACATGTATGTGCATTCCCAATTTGATTAAgcatttctttcttgatgagGGTCCATGCAAGTTTTCTTCTCACTCGTCAACAAGCATTGCCAATCGGACCCGTTTCCTAAGAGCTTTAAGAGCTCTTTTTAAGAGCTCTTTTACAGTACACAATATTACCTTATACTATTATTGGAAAATGGCTCGTACTTGAGGATCCAACggttgtatactactaaaatctTAAGTTGTAGTATAGttagtatgcatgagtagtatggGTAGTATAAGGGTATGATTAGAAATATGTAAAATGGTATTGTTGGGAGATCGACAGGCGCCGCGGTgtgcgtggcggcggccgagcaCTGTCAGATTGACGGGCGCCGCacgcgggtggtggcggcggccaagcGGGAAAATGTCGTGCAGAAAAAAATTCCCAAATAATATATATTGTGCTAATTATAATTTTACCTATAAAAATACTGGTGGCGGCGGTCAAGCGGGAAAATGTCGTGCAGAAAAAAATTCTCAAATAATATATATTGTGCTAATTATAATTTTACCTATAAAAATACCACCTGACAGTTTTGCCTTTTTGTTTTAATGCACCCTAATTACACATGACCCACCCAGGAGTAGACGACGCTAACTAGTAACAAGAAACCTATCGACAAATTCAACGACTTTCCGAAGCGGAGAAGGATCCCGCCGCATCAGATCGAGTTCGAGCGCCTGTACCTCGAGCTGCTGGAGGAAGAGGACGGAGGAGGTGTGAGCCTGGAAGTCGTAGGAGAGTTGGAACCCGCGGTCGAGGAGGCCCATGGTGCCGTCGTCGCACCCCACCGTGACGCAGCTGCGGCCGCCTGAGTAGCAGGTGACACGGCCCGCGATCTCgaccggcacggcggcggacgacgaccccccgccggccccgccgccgcggccgaccgCCTTCTCCTTGAAGAACTCAAACTTGCACCACTGGTACATGCCGGGCCGACGCGAGGCGGGCGGATCGGGCTCCGGCGGGATAGGGCTCAACGGCGGACGGTGGGGGAAgcaggagggaaggggagggaggccGTGCCGCCCACAGCGCCTCGCGCGGGTCGTGgcaccctcctcctcttcctcctcctccggctacGGCTTAGGCATCTGGATGCCTGCTAAATGTCATTTACTACCACTATCTGCATATGAGCTCTCTTCCGTGGGGGTGCAGAAGCCAGAAGAATCGCAATGCGTGCCACCTGAATACAAATCTCAGCCCAAACAATACACGTATCTATGTTTTTTTAAAACTCAGTCTACAGGCAGTTCATTTATGCAGCTGATCTGACGATGCTGGAAACTGTGAAGGCACATAAGCAGTCTGCACGCAACAGACGCAAAGCCTGTACTGCATGTCAGCAACAAGCGCGCAGCGCTATGCTATCACCAAACCATCAGCCGAACTCAGATGAACAAGCTGCCCTGGTGGCCCGATCACACCAGCGCGCCCTCGGCCCAGGCACTATTTTATTTCTATCTGGCTTTGAACCGAGTAAAATTTTTTTCATTAAACCTGGCATCGAAGGATGGAATTGCTTCGATCGAACATGCCACGGCGAATTGCGCGTGCATAGCTGCTGCGATTAGCAACCAAATATCCAAACATAGCGAATGAAATATAATATACTACTCTtctcgttttagtttttttagttcttagatattattatgcatttagatgtaGTGTATGTTtaggtgtataataatatttatgaatctagaaaagttaaaacgacctacaatttggaacggagggagtactactctACTTTCAGACGATTATTTCTTTGCTATATTCCATTTTTATACGTTATATTGCTCTATCATTGACGTGTTCACCAACCAATAAAACATTTATGCTGAACTTTAGAACCAGAATTTTCAACCAATCATCATTAACCTGAAATTTTGCTTTCAACATGCAAATTTGAACTTTTTCAAACTCACAACTAGTCAAATTCTTATCCCAAACGCTCAATTTAGAACTTAGAGCTTTCTACTAGGAATTAACTTTCTATTCAATTATACTAGGAAAAATATTGTTGTTCGTGAAGCGATAATATGCCTATGTAGAACAGTATCATTGATAGTTACCACTCAAAAGAACGCAAGAAATAAGAGATAATATTAAGATAGAGAAAAACATGTCATATGGAGAGATAAGAGTAAGATCGATTGAGTTATTGAGAGAAGCATTTCCTAAGTGCAAAAGCACAAGCAATATTCTGCCACTACACTAAAGCATTTCATAAGGGTTCTTGTTCGACACATGCTTTCGCTCATGCCTTGTCGGCCATTTTGTCTCAGTAAGTGACCAACAATTTTAATAGTTTTTAGAATTTTCTTGAGCATCCAAAGTTTTTTAGTACATTTACTTATGTTTCTCAATAATATTAACAAATTGCCAATAACATCATTCAAAAAACAAATTGCCAACAATTATCAATTATGCTAGATAATTAACATTAGAACTACAAACTGCCcatttaaaaataaaaagatattgAAAAAAGTCTATAAAGCCTCGTAGGGACTTCAACAACTCTCATAGTTAGATTCCTTTCGCCTCCAGCAACACATTAATACatttctttctcttccttccacAACACCCGTGACTAACCATTCCCCACTTCATTGCTTCGCGTCACTAATCATCACCACTGCTAGGCTAACTACCTCACACGTGATGTTTTGGAGCTGTGCTTAAAAACAGAGAGGACAGAGATGCtttgtttctctctcttttgtttATTAAGAGTgtaacatttttttctttttactaaGCAAAATCACTCATACAGTATGTTTGGAACCAATTCATACGATTTTATTTACTGCCATATATAAAATTTCTTCATTCCAACTTTAATTCTGTTCTCATCTTCTTGGTCGCACGCCAAAGCCCATTCCCTCCCGCACCCACTCCCTCCCGAATCGGCCCCTCGATCAGGAGCTGCCGATTGCCGGCACGGTGGCACTACTACCACTCCATCCACACTTCCTCGCAGCATGTCGGCGCCCGACTCAGAGTCCCCGGGCAACAACTTTGTATCATGGAGCCATCCAAATCACCCCGCGGTAACGACTCTTGAGCTCGGCTAACAGCCGGCGGCGCCCAAGGCCTCAGGCCGGCGCCGTTCGCGCGTCAGAATcccacggccacggcctacctcaccgctgccgccgcgtgATCCACCTTTTACTATTCTCCCCACGCCGCGAGAGTCTCTCGCGCACCACATGTTACCGCGACCTGTGCAGCGCCACCGTACGGCGCCGTCGTTTTCCGTTCCGGCGAGGAGGCTCGATCAGTTCGGCGGCGGGTACCCGGGCAGGCGCCCCACGGCTCTCATCGTCACGTCGCGCAGGCGCGGCAAGAAACCCGGCGTACGCCGATATGGCGACCTCTCGCCCGATCAGTCGACAACCCCCATTAATCACAGGACAGGAATTATACGTCCTCGCCCCCAAGCAGCCGTATCCATCACAGAAGCCAAATGAAGCTGGGAAGCAGAAACGTCACGGCTATGGCCATCGGCCAACCGCACGCGCTCGGGTGAGCCGGAAGACACCGACATGAGCACCTCCGGTGAGCTCGTTCGTTCTATAAATACCGTAGCTCGCCTTCCGTTCTCTGCATCCAGAACACAGAGTTGATCGATAAGAAGCCATGGCTTCCACGAACACCATGTCCTCCTTCATGCTCGTCCTGGCGTTGCTGCTCTCATGCGGTGGCATGAGCAACGCGGCGCGGCGGATGCAGGAGCTCCCGAAGCCTGACCTGCCGCCTCTTCCTAAGCCTGAAGAACCGAAGCCTGAGCCCCTGCCGGTGCCGCCGCAGCCCCTGCCGAACCCTGAGCCGCTGCCGGTGCCGCCACAGCCCCTGCCGAATCCTGAGCCCCTGCCAAACCCTGAGCCGCTGCCGGTGCCACCACAGCCCTTGCCCAAACCCGAGCCGCTCCCGGTGCCACCACAGCCTCTGCCCAAGCCCAAGCCGCTGCCGGTGCCACCGCAGCCCGTGCCCAAACCGGAGCCACTGCCAGTGCCACCGCAGCCCGTGCCCAAGCCGGAGCCACTGCCGGTGCCACCGCAGCCTCTGCCTAAACCTGACCCATTGCCAGTGCCACCACAACCCCTGCCGAAGCCGGATCCATTGCCGGTACCACTACAGCCCCTGCCCCAACCCGAACTGCCGAAGCCGGAGCTGCCACCCCCGGTGCTGGCTGGTGAGCTTCCACCAAAGCCAGAGGTAGTGCCACCGAAGCCGGAGGTGGTCCCGCCACAGCCATGATCGATGAGCTACCATGATGACTTTAGGGGCGCATATTATTGAAATGGCGCTCTAAGCAAATGCATGCGTGTAATTTGCTCATTCGTGTGacgcacatgcatgcatgctgggTTATTGATGATATTGTATAGCTAGGATATCAGATTTGGAGCGTGAGCGATGTATGCGCATCGCCATGCCATCTGATCCGGCCGTGATTGTGATCTGTGTGTTCCGGCCGAGATCCATGTGTATAAATAAATGGATTCATTTGTATATCTATGTATTTCTGTCGCACCATTCATATCGAGTTCGACCCTAAATTACCGAAGAAATGCATGGATTCCAGAATTTCAGTGAAGTCATGCATGGACGAATGCATTACATGTGTTCATTGAATGCTAGAAAAAAAGACCTCCTAGGCTCTCTTCGTTTTATTCATGAAATTTGACAGTTGTTGCAGCTGTTATTGCAGAAACATGTGGACAAATATGAATGAGACATTTACTTCGTGGCCATTATTTTTTATACCATCAAATTAATGAACTACTCTCTATTGTAAGATCAAAGATCTTACGGTAGTTATGTAGCTTCAGCAAGGTTTGAGTAACTTTGTTTTCATCTAAAATGTAATGGTTTGAGGTCTTACCCATCTTTTTTGGTCCTCTTTAATTACTCTATAGCTAAATTAACACCAATCTTTCCAAAACAGATCAATTCATTGGGCAATATACGTTAATATCATTTAATGCACGCTCTCACTGAATGCACTATACCACAaccccatatcaccaactatgtTGGAGTTGGTAAAAGCCACTATACCAATTACCAACCAACCATGAGTCACTATAGATATTCGTTGACTCGTCATTTCAGTTCCGGTTGTTGTTAGTTGTCTCAGTATAAATTTAACGATCAGCATTCCAAATAAAACGATCCTTTAATTTGGTTGGATAAAtatatgacatggtatgaacTGAAGTTCTAGTTCTTCAGGATTGAGCTTTGGTTATTAGTCCATTATATGATACAATCTGTCTATGGATTAATATTCTGAGTACCATCATAAAAGAGCTATGGAGTTGGAATATAACAATGATTGCACATGAGAAATGTCATCAAATATGAATATAACGCTCTCAACCAATTTATGTCACCAAAATAATATAATGAGACACTAATCGATGGTCAAGAATTACAAAATGTGACATATACATGGGTGCTTTGTAAAAACAGAGAGGTTATCTAAGGGTTTTGTAGCACATCTGATTATTAACTACTGCTAACTAGCTGTAGTCAGGGGTGGAGCTACCCTATCGGCGGGGTagggcggccgccccagctacTGGTGTGCTACCCCACTACCCCTCTTACACCTCTGGACACTGGTCCTTGCCTCTACCTATCCGTTTTTCTGCCGAGCACGGCGTCGGGCGCCATGGACGATGAGCAAAACAACGACAAGCGTGAGAAGAAAGATGACCCTGCGTCTGCTGTCTGGTATCGTTTTTCTTGGGCCATGCCAAGCGCTCGGCAGTTGAAGCGTGAAGGCCCAAGAGCCGAGTCAATAACAATCAACGGTCTCACGCCAGAGAGGCCGAGAGGCTCGATCGATCCCACTTTCCAAATTGTCCGTCCAATTTCCATCTATCCGCTTGGGGGGTCTGGCGGTCTCCTGCCATCTAGTGCTCGTGCTTGCCGTGCGAGCTAGTACAGCAGGAGCGTCGGTGGTGGGCGGTGTACGTCTCTGGTGATGCACGGACAAGGAGTAGTAGGAGTATTTTTTCCCCCACTGGCTGTAGTTTCCTTTCTTTCAGAGTCGTAGTGAAGTAACATTTGGCAGGGCGGTTCACGGTTGTGCGCTACGTGCTCCTATTTTCCAAGACGGCCATGCCGATGGCCTATCAACCACAATTAACTCAACATGCAAGCAATGGAAGCAAGCGTGTCTGCAGCAAATTCAACACTGTTAGACATGCGATCATTTTCTGCTCTGATTTTGCATCCCAACAACTCTCCTGCGCCGATATATCATCCTGTCAGCTGACATATCTCCCACACTGGTCCTTCTTGTCGACGTGTCGGTGTTCCTGTCTTCCTGAGCCTTAAGAAGGACGAGCCCAGATATACATCGATCTCCATTCACACCGTACTGCACCGGTGACCTAACGCCTGAACGCTGCTACGCGAAAGCTTGCTCCATCACCTCTTTTAAGTTGTAGGAGAGATCGTCAACCGGGTCATCAGTTGGACTTCAGCAACTCGATATCGCAGGCATCTGAAACAAGCTTCAAAAAAGGATGACGAAAACGACCAGAACCTACTACCACGAACTCGAAGCAGCTGAACTACCACTCCGTTTTATTGCCAGATGATCTGCAAGGACTCTGTGTACTTGACCATTCGAGTAAATGGCATCTCAGTCAGAGAGATAAGCTAGCTATTAACTCCTTTTCTTGTTCATGTCCTGCTACGTACTGTGACTGCGTATGTTGCAAGTTCATTCCTACCTTATTTAGTGCCGTCGTCGTTGTCAACCCTATCTGGAACTACCAAAACCAATCGTTTCGGTCAGCTTGGTTTTCACATTGCTCTCTGTATCTCAGCTATCTGCTGTTCTTCACATGCACGGTGTCACTTTGCGGTAATACATTTGGTAGCCTAACCACAGAAGACGTGTAGCACACATGTCACCTAGCACCAACAGAAACTACGCTTGTAAAAGTAAAGTATCCACCAACCAGATCACCACGCATGTTTCAGAGTATTCTCAACTGATTAAACCTGACACTGGTAGTAGAGATTGCATGGAAAATAATTAAGTCGAGGAGATAACCTAGAGTCCAGAGGTTTCAGGAGGAAAAAAATGCAGATGACCTACCGCTACCAGGC harbors:
- the LOC117845412 gene encoding 4-alpha-glucanotransferase DPE1, chloroplastic/amyloplastic, translating into MVLARVLTLPLPAPSSTPHRRFLLPPRAARVLPVRAAACRAASAMAAVAALDPAAAAAVGVGEELPEGYDQMMPTVEPARRRRAGVLLHPTSLRGPHGIGDLGDEALAFLHWLRDAGCTLWQVLPLVPPGRSAGEDGSPYSGQDANCGNTLLISLEELVKDGLLMEDELPSPVDVEYVEFDTVANLKEPLIAKAAERLLLGQGELRTQYDCFKKDPNISAWLEDAALFAAIDRSIGAFSWYEWPEPVKNRHLGALEDIYLKQKDFIETFMAQQFLFQRQWQRIRKYAQKLGISIMGDMPIYVGYHSADVWANRKSFLLDKNGFPTFVSGVPPDAFSETGQLWNSPLYDWRAMEADGFSWWIKRIKRALDLYDEFRIDHFRGLAGFWAVPSDAKVALVGSWRAGPRNAFFDAIFKAVGSINIIAEDLGVITEDVVQLRKTIGAPGMAVLQFAFGSGSDNPHLPHNHEMDQVVYTGTHDNDTVLGWWKTLPEEERQIVIKYLPEAENTDISWTLITAALSSVARTSMVTMQDILGLDSSGRMNTPATQKGNWRWRIPSSVGFDSLSPEAAKLKELLALYNRL